In Streptomyces sp. NBC_01551, one DNA window encodes the following:
- a CDS encoding VWA domain-containing protein — translation MANFAKPSAPRFSVEVYQNEFLPEGGRDVHAIVTVTSTGGATATRAAVPAQAGAAVVIMVDCSGSMEYPPDKMRGAREATAAAVDTLRDGTAFAVVAGTHVAKEVYPGQGRLATADPATRAQAKEALRGLSAGGGTAIGTWLRLADGLLRQSPAAIRHGILLTDGRNEHEDPAVLRATLDACAGRFTCDARGVGTDWEVKEVTGIASALLGTADIVADPAHLAEDFTRMMGNAMGKEVADVSLRLWTPVGVEIQYVKQVAPSVQDLTARRVEAGPRAGDYPTGSWGDESREYHVCVRVPGAAVGQEMLAARATLVLPGAPGEPPASLAQGLVRAVWTTDLAASTAINPQVAHYTGQAELAQAIQQGLEARKLGDVDGATAKLGRAVQLASASGNADTAKLLAKVVDVVDAAAGTVRLKAKVADADEMTLETRSTQTVRVKKT, via the coding sequence CGCCAAGCCGAGCGCCCCGCGCTTCAGCGTGGAGGTGTACCAGAACGAGTTCCTCCCCGAGGGCGGCCGCGACGTCCACGCCATCGTGACGGTCACCTCCACCGGCGGGGCGACCGCGACCCGTGCCGCCGTCCCCGCCCAGGCCGGTGCGGCCGTCGTGATCATGGTCGACTGCTCCGGTTCCATGGAGTACCCGCCGGACAAGATGCGCGGCGCCCGCGAGGCCACCGCCGCCGCCGTCGACACCCTGCGCGACGGCACCGCCTTCGCCGTCGTCGCCGGTACCCACGTGGCCAAGGAGGTCTACCCCGGCCAGGGCCGCCTCGCCACCGCGGACCCGGCGACCCGCGCCCAGGCCAAGGAGGCCCTGCGCGGCCTCAGCGCCGGCGGCGGCACCGCCATCGGCACCTGGCTGCGCCTCGCCGACGGCCTGCTGCGGCAGTCCCCCGCCGCCATACGGCACGGCATCCTCCTCACCGACGGCCGCAACGAGCACGAGGACCCGGCCGTCCTGCGCGCCACCCTCGACGCCTGCGCGGGCCGTTTCACCTGCGACGCCCGCGGCGTGGGCACCGACTGGGAGGTCAAGGAGGTCACCGGCATCGCGAGCGCGCTGCTCGGCACCGCCGACATCGTCGCCGACCCGGCGCACCTCGCCGAGGACTTCACCCGCATGATGGGCAACGCCATGGGCAAGGAGGTCGCGGACGTATCACTGCGCCTGTGGACCCCGGTCGGCGTGGAGATCCAGTACGTCAAGCAGGTCGCGCCCTCCGTCCAGGACCTGACCGCCCGCCGCGTCGAGGCGGGTCCGCGCGCCGGCGACTACCCGACCGGTTCGTGGGGCGACGAGTCCCGCGAGTACCACGTGTGCGTACGGGTGCCGGGCGCGGCCGTCGGCCAGGAGATGCTGGCCGCCCGGGCCACGCTCGTCCTGCCCGGAGCCCCGGGCGAACCGCCGGCCAGCCTCGCCCAGGGACTGGTCCGGGCGGTGTGGACGACCGATCTCGCCGCTTCGACCGCCATCAACCCGCAGGTCGCGCACTACACCGGACAGGCGGAGCTCGCGCAGGCTATCCAACAGGGCCTGGAAGCCCGCAAACTGGGTGATGTCGACGGCGCCACGGCCAAGCTCGGCCGTGCCGTGCAGCTCGCGTCCGCGTCGGGGAACGCGGACACGGCCAAGTTGCTCGCGAAGGTGGTGGACGTCGTGGACGCGGCGGCGGGTACTGTGCGGCTGAAAGCGAAGGTCGCGGATGCCGACGAGATGACTCTTGAAACGCGTTCGACCCAGACCGTCCGAGTGAAGAAGACCTGA
- a CDS encoding FHA domain-containing protein: MPTCPNGHHSGSDDWCEVCGHRMAASSPAPAATGAPAAPSYGYGFPPTAGEPTAQAELCPQCRTPREAMAPFCEECRYNFLTRTATSYTPLAPEPGMGTGGGPGAGAGIAPPPPPPAPPVAPPAPPAPPVPPAYSQDHFEYQGSRPSRVNRPAEPLQREDDWLLPPPAHEQHQQPHYQQQPPPPPAQQEYQQPEYQQPAQHQEYAPAQQQPAYERPEYEQPEYEQPRRQHESFPSQGGGSWSATIGPDRSYFMAMMQRSGPDAAGLNLPAYSPELRLPLAGGQITIGRRRASTGESPDVDLSVPPEDPGVSHQHAVLVQQPDGSWAVVDQNSTNGTTINGGEEPIQPYVPVPLTDGDRVHVGAWTTITIRRG, translated from the coding sequence ATGCCGACCTGCCCGAACGGGCACCACTCGGGTTCCGACGACTGGTGCGAGGTCTGCGGCCACCGCATGGCTGCCTCTTCCCCTGCCCCCGCCGCCACGGGGGCTCCCGCGGCGCCGTCGTACGGTTACGGCTTTCCTCCCACCGCGGGCGAGCCGACCGCCCAGGCCGAGCTCTGCCCGCAGTGCCGGACCCCGCGCGAGGCCATGGCCCCGTTCTGCGAGGAGTGCCGGTACAACTTCCTGACGCGTACGGCGACCTCGTACACGCCGCTCGCCCCGGAACCCGGCATGGGGACCGGCGGCGGCCCGGGTGCGGGCGCGGGCATCGCCCCGCCACCGCCGCCGCCCGCACCGCCGGTGGCGCCCCCCGCACCGCCCGCGCCTCCGGTTCCGCCCGCGTACTCCCAGGACCACTTCGAGTACCAGGGATCCCGTCCCTCCCGGGTCAACCGGCCGGCCGAGCCGCTGCAGCGCGAGGACGACTGGCTGCTCCCGCCCCCGGCGCACGAGCAGCACCAGCAGCCCCACTACCAGCAGCAGCCCCCGCCGCCGCCCGCGCAGCAGGAGTACCAGCAGCCGGAGTACCAGCAGCCTGCGCAGCACCAGGAGTACGCGCCCGCGCAGCAGCAGCCCGCGTACGAGCGGCCGGAGTACGAGCAGCCGGAGTACGAGCAGCCCCGCCGGCAGCACGAGTCCTTCCCGTCCCAGGGCGGCGGCTCCTGGAGTGCGACGATCGGACCCGACCGCTCGTACTTCATGGCGATGATGCAGCGCAGCGGCCCGGACGCGGCAGGGCTCAACCTGCCGGCGTACTCCCCGGAACTCCGCCTTCCGCTCGCCGGCGGCCAGATCACCATCGGCCGCCGCCGCGCCTCCACGGGCGAGTCCCCGGACGTCGACCTGTCGGTGCCGCCGGAGGACCCGGGCGTCTCGCACCAGCACGCGGTGCTGGTCCAGCAGCCCGACGGCAGCTGGGCGGTGGTGGACCAGAACTCCACCAACGGCACCACCATCAACGGCGGCGAGGAGCCGATCCAGCCCTACGTACCGGTCCCGCTCACCGACGGCGACCGCGTCCACGTCGGCGCCTGGACCACCATCACCATCCGGCGCGGCTAG